The sequence GCCCGGATGACCGGTCCGTGCCCGCCCCGCAACGGGAAGCCTACCGCGAGGACGCGGCTCGGCTCGCGCTCCGCCACCTGCTCCGGCTGGGAAGCGGGCCCGCCGACCAAGTCGAAATCCCCGACGAGCTGTCGAACGATCTCTACCAGCGCCTCGTTCTCGTCTACAACGCGCGCGACCTCGCCGCGCGCGATTCGGTCGTGGACCTCTACGCGGTCCACACCTTCCCATATCCGACGACGAGGAGCCTGCTCGTGTTCGTGGCGAAAGGGGCGGGCTGGCCCGATGCGTGGAGGCGGGGCGAGCCACGTACCGGCAACGACGCGGTCGACGGCCTGATGGTCCGCTACGGGCTCGACCTCGAGCGATGCACCGTGCTGATCGTCCTGCGGGGGGACATGTGCGTGCTCGCGGCGAGCCGGCCGCTCAACGTGGGCGCGCTCGCGCTCCTATTCGCGCGCGTCGAAGGGGTGGAATCTTCCGCCGCGAACGGGCCGGGCGGTGACGGCGACGATCTCGACGCGGCCCGCGAGTCGGATGCCTGGCGGCTGGAGTACACCGTGAAGTGGGGCGACTGCCTTGCCGGCTGCATCACGAGCCACCGCTGGACGTTCCGGGTGCGGGACGACGGGGTGGTCGAATACGTGGGGGGCGCGGGTCCGCCGCCGCCGCCGCCCGGAAACCGCGGGCCTTAGCTACCGTACTGCTTATCGATCTCCTGCCGGATCTGATCGAGCGTGGCGCCCTGGCCGTGCATCCGCGCGGCCAGCTCCACCTCTTCCATGCAGATGTCGCACGCCGAGCCGTGATCGGTCTCGAAGCAGGTGAGGAGCGAGCGGTGGTTGATGCTCTCCTTGCAGCCGCAGTGGCAGTAGAGGCCGTCGATCACCTGGGCATTCTGTGCCGCCGCGGTGTAGGCGCGGACGATAGGCTCGAAGTTCCAGTTCGACGCGGGGATCACCGTGGCGCCGTTGACATCGGGTCTCGGGTCAGGGTGACGCTGCGAGGCGGTTCCCATCTTCTGTGCGACGAGGACTCCACCCAGCGCAACGACGGCGACGGCGGTGATGATCCAGGGCAGGTTCTTGTTGTTCATCGGGCTTCCTTTCGTACCCCAAATTTTACCCGGACCCACCACTGAGGCAAAGTGCAGGCGTCGGGAGCCACGCCGGTGGGCCAAACCTACTAGCTGGAGCTTCGCATCGAAGGCAGCCTTAGGCCCTCGCTTTCTGTCGCATAATGTCCGATGATACGCTGGCCCAATTGGGACAGCGGCGGAATGGAGACGCTTGCGCCGGTGGTAAGCCCATGCCGTACAATTACGTAGGTAGGGCCCCCTGGTGGCATGTTGAGTGCTCTCTGTATAGTACGACTCGGAGCTGACAAGCGGGCACGATTCGCCCACAGCTCCCTGGACGACCGACGAGGATCACTCGACATGCGCAAACACTCATTCGCGCTTCTGATGCTTGGACTGGCGACCGGCGGCATTACCGCATGCGGCGACGACAACACCGGCCCCGGTAGCACCAGCGGCTTCGCCGCCATCCAGGCCGTGTTGACCGCGGAGGACTGCGGGAACTGCCATAACGGGAACAACTCGGTCTATCACGGCGGGTTCGAAATCAGCGGCACGCGCGCCACCGACTCCGCCACCGTTCAGAACTTCCTCAACTTTGAAGACCCCACTGCCTCGCCGCTCATCCAGCGGGTGCTGAACGGGAGCAGTCTGCTGCACCCGGTCCGGCCGTTCGCTTCCACGAGCGCCGACGATGCGCAGACGATCGTGCGGTACGTGCAGGCGCTGGCCCAGGCCGGCGCGTCGCGGACGCTCACGGCAGCGCTGGCGACCACGGCGCCGACGGTGGACGGCGTGGCGGAGGCCGCGTGGAACAGCGCCACCGCGCTCCTCATCCCGGTGCACGGAGGCTTCGCGGGCGCCATCACCGTGACCATGCGCGCGATGTACACGTCGAACCGAGTCTTCTTCCTGCTCCAGTGGGACGATCCGACCGAGTCGGTAGTGCGCTCGCCGTGGGAAAAGACCGCGAGCGGCTGGCTCAAGCGCACCGTCGCCCCGCCGCTCTTCGATAACAGCCGGCTGTCGCGCTGGCGGACGATGCCGGACAACTACTACTATGAAGACAAGCTCGCCATCATCTGGAACACGTCAGGCGCCAGCGCGATCGACGGCTTCGACGAGAACGGCTGCGCCGTCCTCTGCCACGTGGACCGGCCCGGCGACGCGCGGCCGCTCAAGTACACCAACGGCGTCGGCCAGACGGCAGACATGTGGCACTGGAAGCTGGTGCGGACCAACGTCGTGCACCGGCTCGACGACCAGTACGTGTACTGGAACCGCGCCCTCACCGTGAACTCTGGCGGCGGGCGCGCCGGTGATCCGGGTGGCGGCGAGTACAAGAGCAACGGTTCCGCCGTACCTTTGTTCATGTCTCCGAACCAGCCAGCGGCGCCGTACCACATGGTGGACTCGGCCACTGCGGTGCAGTGGGCCGCCGTCGGCCTCGCCATCGATCCCAACGACATCGCCACCGCGTTCGCTGACAACTTCGCGGTCGGCGACCTGATCGCCAACTCGATCACCACCCTGAAGCCGAACGTGGACCGGTCGGACGTGGAAGCCTACGGCGTCCATGCGGCCGGGAGATGGACGCTCGAAATCGTGCGCAACCTGACCACGACCTCCGTCGGCGCGATCCCGGCCGGCGGCACCTCCATAGTGCCTGTGGACGTGCAGTTCACGCCGGGGCAGAGCTACCGCTTCGGCGTAGCGGTCTTCGAGAACGCCCAGATCGAGCACAGCTGGTCGCCGGGCGTGTACACCCTGCGGTTCCAACAGTGACCGGCGCGAGGAGCCGACCCGTGAAGACACACCCAGTCACCATGCGTGCGCTCGCCGTCGCGGCGTCCGCCGGCCTGCTCGTCCTTGGGGCGTGCGTTGACGAAAACGGCGGCGGCAATACTAACCCCACGCTGGACGTCGCGTTCGTCGGGTACTCCAACCCGGACACCCGGCAGACGACCTGCGGCAACTGCCACATCTCGAAGCAGCGGAGTTGGCAGTTGACCGCCCATGCCGGGGCGTGGGCCGACCTCCAGGCGAGCGGTTTCGCGCAGGAGAGCTGCAACCCGTGCCACACGACCAACGGGTCGAGCAACCTGGCGCCGGACTCGGCCGGCTTCACCAGCGTAGCGGCGGACGCGAAGAAGTTCTATTACGACGTGCAGTGCGAAGCCTGCCACGGTCCGGGGGCCCAGCACATCACGGCGCCGGACGAGTCACAGCCGCTCACCACCATCACGGCGGCGGTGGGCCTCGATATCGGGTGCGGCACCTGCCACAGCAGCACCCACACACCATTCGTCGAGGAGTGGGCATCGTCGCGGCACGGCATTCTCAACTCTTACCCGGCTGGCCGCGGCCCTGACGCCGGCGGCTGCAATGCGTGCCATGAGGGGCGCACGGCGGCGAGGCGGTTCGACCCCGAGGCGCGATTCGCTGAGGACGGCGGCTCGACGCTCTACCCGATCACCTGCGCCGTCTGCCACGATCCGCACGGCGGTCCTAACAGCGGGCAGCTACGCCTGCCCATTGACGTGGCGGACGAAGAGGGCAACCTCTGCATGGCGTGCCATCACAAGCGCTCGGTCCCCGACCCGACCACGTCCCGCGGCGCCCACTCGCCGCAGGGTCCGATGCTGTTGGGTGAGGCGGGGTACGTCCCGCAGAACTTCGCCTACGACGCGACGCGGCAGGCCTCGACCCACGGGTCCGCGGCCAACCCGCGGCTCTGCGCCGGCTGCCACGTGGAGGCTTTCTCGACGACCGACGCGGTCACCGGCGATTTCATCGGCGTGACGGGTCACCGGTTCCTGCCGATCCCGTGCGTTGACGCCAACGGCGCGCCGACCGGCGCTACCGACTGTCCGGACACGGAGCGGCGGTTCGCGACCTGCGCGACGTCGGGCTGCCACGGCACCGAGAACGTGGCCCGTTCGGCGCGGCAGATCCTCGCCGGTCGCCTCCAGCTCTATCAGGACGTGCTGTGGAAGGACAAGGACAACGACGGCGCG comes from Gemmatimonadales bacterium and encodes:
- a CDS encoding CYCXC family (seleno)protein — encoded protein: MNNKNLPWIITAVAVVALGGVLVAQKMGTASQRHPDPRPDVNGATVIPASNWNFEPIVRAYTAAAQNAQVIDGLYCHCGCKESINHRSLLTCFETDHGSACDICMEEVELAARMHGQGATLDQIRQEIDKQYGS
- a CDS encoding ethylbenzene dehydrogenase-related protein translates to MLGLATGGITACGDDNTGPGSTSGFAAIQAVLTAEDCGNCHNGNNSVYHGGFEISGTRATDSATVQNFLNFEDPTASPLIQRVLNGSSLLHPVRPFASTSADDAQTIVRYVQALAQAGASRTLTAALATTAPTVDGVAEAAWNSATALLIPVHGGFAGAITVTMRAMYTSNRVFFLLQWDDPTESVVRSPWEKTASGWLKRTVAPPLFDNSRLSRWRTMPDNYYYEDKLAIIWNTSGASAIDGFDENGCAVLCHVDRPGDARPLKYTNGVGQTADMWHWKLVRTNVVHRLDDQYVYWNRALTVNSGGGRAGDPGGGEYKSNGSAVPLFMSPNQPAAPYHMVDSATAVQWAAVGLAIDPNDIATAFADNFAVGDLIANSITTLKPNVDRSDVEAYGVHAAGRWTLEIVRNLTTTSVGAIPAGGTSIVPVDVQFTPGQSYRFGVAVFENAQIEHSWSPGVYTLRFQQ
- a CDS encoding cytochrome c3 family protein, which codes for MKTHPVTMRALAVAASAGLLVLGACVDENGGGNTNPTLDVAFVGYSNPDTRQTTCGNCHISKQRSWQLTAHAGAWADLQASGFAQESCNPCHTTNGSSNLAPDSAGFTSVAADAKKFYYDVQCEACHGPGAQHITAPDESQPLTTITAAVGLDIGCGTCHSSTHTPFVEEWASSRHGILNSYPAGRGPDAGGCNACHEGRTAARRFDPEARFAEDGGSTLYPITCAVCHDPHGGPNSGQLRLPIDVADEEGNLCMACHHKRSVPDPTTSRGAHSPQGPMLLGEAGYVPQNFAYDATRQASTHGSAANPRLCAGCHVEAFSTTDAVTGDFIGVTGHRFLPIPCVDANGAPTGATDCPDTERRFATCATSGCHGTENVARSARQILAGRLQLYQDVLWKDKDNDGALDALPTDSGLLAQVKLTSPCDFSFATTAPTGACAGNPIGSTIITVGEGVWFNADMIRNGDGSNGVHNPFYAEALLLGSTQALRARYTYLPPAPPAERARTAARAQALAVSAR